In the Oceanibaculum nanhaiense genome, GGCGCAGGGTACGGAGGCGGGCGGCCATGGGGCGACGCGCGGGACCATTGCGCTGGCTCCGGCAGTGGTCGATCTGGTGAGCCGGAACGCACCGGAGACGCTGGTGCTGGCGGCGGGCGGTATTGCCGACGGGCGCGGGCTGGCGGCGGCGCTGGCGCTGGGTGCGGATGGGGTGCTGGTCGGCACGCGCTTCTACGCGGCTGCCGAATCGCTGGCGCCGGACGCGGTGAAGCGTCGGATCACCGATATCGGCGGCGACGATACGCTGCGCACCAGCGTGTTCGACATCGTGCGGGAGAAGGATTGGCCGAAGCCCTTCACCATCCGCGGCGCGCGTAATGCGCTGACGGCGGAATGGCAGGGGCGCGAGGCCGAACTGGCTGCCGAGGGCAAGGGGGCGGTGGACCGCTACAACCAGGCTGTCTCGGCGCTGGATCTGGAAATCATGGGGGTGTTCGCCGGAGAGGGGGCCGATCTGATTGCCGATGTGGCGCCGGCCGCCACTCTCCTGGAACGTATGGCGGGCGAAGCCGAGGCGGCGCTAACCCGCGCCGCCTCTCTGATCGGCTAGGGTCAGTTGATCGTCGGGACACTGCCGCCCAGCACGCCAAACAGGCGCAGCAGCCAGATCACGACCAGAATCACCACGACGATGTTCAGGATCGATTTGATCTTGTGATCCATCGGGATGTAGCGGTTGATCGCCCACAG is a window encoding:
- a CDS encoding Thivi_2564 family membrane protein, which codes for MSVISLILTLVIVGVVLWAINRYIPMDHKIKSILNIVVVILVVIWLLRLFGVLGGSVPTIN
- a CDS encoding NAD(P)H-dependent flavin oxidoreductase; this translates as MPIRTRLTERLDLRHPIMLAPMALVSGGALASAVTGAGGLGMIGGGYGDEAWLRRELAAAGNQRVGCGFITWSLAQQPHLLDLALEHRPAAVMLSFGDPAPFAPKVKAAGIPLICQVQTLAHAREALAAGADILVAQGTEAGGHGATRGTIALAPAVVDLVSRNAPETLVLAAGGIADGRGLAAALALGADGVLVGTRFYAAAESLAPDAVKRRITDIGGDDTLRTSVFDIVREKDWPKPFTIRGARNALTAEWQGREAELAAEGKGAVDRYNQAVSALDLEIMGVFAGEGADLIADVAPAATLLERMAGEAEAALTRAASLIG